The window TGCAACAAGAAGACAGTCATGAGAGAATAAACGTTCTCAAGAAGCAGACCAGGAATCTGATACGCGAGAAGCAGCAAGTAGTAGAGCAACTTCAACTGATCGACCACCTACAACAGCTCGGCATGGCTTACCACTTCAAAGACGAGCTTGCAGACGTTTTAAGTCGTCTTTATGCTTCTTTAGACCATGTGAGCTAGCATCTGAAGGACAATCTCCATGCCACGTCGCTGATGTTCAGGCTCCTCAGAGCAAATGGTTTCTCTATTTCCCAATATTCGTTCGAGATATTAAAAGACGAGAAACTTCGAAGCTCGCTGTGCGAACCAAATCATAGGGATTCTGAGTCTGTATGAAGCTTCCTGCCTCGAGAAGGAAGGAGAGTctatataaatattaataattttttttagatatattttcttttttaataaaTAGGAATTGTCGAGTTCAGTCTATATAAACATGTATGTTCAAAAAATAATCTTGaatcttaaataattttttttaaaaaaacaacgaTTATTCCTTTTTATCTTCTCCTTAAATCCTCTTTTCATCAACCCATAGATAATCAGTATCCAACATCATTTTGAACAAAATGGATGTCAAAAGTTATTGCAATTTCAATGATCCAGCAAAAATTCCTATATAGAATCTCCCTGACACATTAATcaagattctaatttttctcgTGCAATGATGAAGCAGCGCtacatcaaaatatttttttttttcaatttttcatagagagagattaaattaataaataatttttttaaaacaaatattaGACTGATTATCTgttgtaaatattttttatttattttgataactaataaaaaaaatttataggactaaacaaattatttcaaaattaatcaatataAGTCAAATATTTTCATCTTAA is drawn from Zingiber officinale cultivar Zhangliang chromosome 1B, Zo_v1.1, whole genome shotgun sequence and contains these coding sequences:
- the LOC122037153 gene encoding myrcene synthase, chloroplastic-like; its protein translation is MATQSLTSTSAVQQEDSHERINVLKKQTRNLIREKQQVVEQLQLIDHLQQLGMAYHFKDELADHLKDNLHATSLMFRLLRANGFSISQYSFEILKDEKLRSSLCEPNHRDSESV